The Thermodesulforhabdaceae bacterium genome window below encodes:
- a CDS encoding acetyl-CoA decarbonylase/synthase complex subunit delta → MAFEPTKQKYTGAIRQVTIGTGPKAVTVGGRSCFPFYTFEGSMPNPPRIAMEVWDKDPGADWPDAAKEPFADVLGDAAAWAKKCVDVYGAEMIALQTRSADPNADNRPAEEVAAVVKKVVDAVDVPVIVWGVGNHEKDIEVMRLVTEQCSGKHLAIAPTEEGDHKQIGASCMAYGHVVVASTPIDVNLAKQLNVLLGNLGVRDDNILIDPTTGALGYGLEYTYSVMERITQAALAQGDDKLANPIINNIGIEVWKTKEAGQTVEEAPELGDPKKRAVMMEVVTAVSFLLAGSDVVILRHPESVKLVKSYIEKMMA, encoded by the coding sequence TTGGCATTCGAACCGACAAAACAAAAATATACTGGAGCTATTCGTCAAGTGACGATTGGAACCGGTCCCAAAGCGGTGACAGTGGGGGGGCGGTCTTGTTTTCCATTTTACACCTTTGAAGGTTCAATGCCCAATCCCCCAAGGATTGCTATGGAAGTGTGGGATAAGGATCCAGGTGCTGATTGGCCTGATGCGGCAAAGGAGCCTTTCGCTGATGTCTTGGGGGATGCGGCAGCATGGGCAAAGAAGTGTGTTGATGTGTATGGCGCTGAGATGATAGCTCTCCAGACAAGAAGTGCGGATCCAAACGCTGATAACCGTCCGGCTGAGGAAGTAGCTGCTGTTGTGAAAAAAGTCGTGGATGCTGTGGATGTTCCGGTTATCGTCTGGGGAGTTGGAAATCATGAGAAAGACATAGAAGTTATGCGCCTTGTGACTGAGCAGTGCAGCGGAAAACATCTTGCGATAGCTCCTACAGAAGAGGGCGATCATAAACAAATTGGAGCCTCCTGTATGGCTTATGGTCATGTAGTTGTTGCGTCTACCCCAATAGATGTTAACCTTGCTAAGCAGCTTAACGTTCTTCTTGGGAACCTGGGTGTAAGAGATGACAACATTCTTATTGATCCTACAACGGGAGCCTTGGGTTACGGTTTGGAATATACCTATTCGGTCATGGAGCGTATTACCCAGGCAGCGCTGGCTCAGGGAGATGACAAGCTGGCTAATCCTATAATTAACAACATTGGTATTGAAGTTTGGAAGACCAAAGAGGCAGGACAGACTGTAGAAGAAGCCCCAGAACTTGGAGATCCTAAAAAGCGAGCTGTCATGATGGAGGTTGTTACGGCAGTAAGTTTTCTTCTTGCGGGATCAGATGTTGTGATACTTCGTCATCCCGAAAGTGTTAAGCTTGTGAAGAGCTACATTGAAAAGATGATGGCATAA
- the cooS gene encoding anaerobic carbon-monoxide dehydrogenase catalytic subunit, with protein sequence MAEVEKKEKKKQYDFREFTTCEATLMMLQKAAEDGVETAFQRAAEMKPCPIGVESACCKHCAMGPCRLNPKDPYSRVGVCGATIDTIQARNFARMVASGCAAHTDHGMTMLDVFRDVVNGHIKDYQIKDEVKLREVAKSIGISVDGKDTLTVAKELYHELERTYTQVEGEIPFAKRVPPKTLETWRKYGLVPRGAMREIMEIMHRSHMGVDQDYQNIVLQCGRTALADGWGGSMVATEISDILFGTPKPLVAGVNMGYLKEDHVNIIVHGHEPNLFESMIDSVNDPALIEEAKAAGAAGIQLLGMCCSGAEVLSRHGVPHAGNFMSTEVVIATGAVDAMAVDVQCIKQSLVTMSKCYGTKFFTTNPRCKIEGAEHIEFHERSPRECTDKIVKMAIERFKNARPERIVIPQRRDLGIHGFSHEYINYMLGGTFRASYKPLNENIINGRIRGVAGVVGCTNPRVRQDYFHVELVKELIKNNVLVVQTGCSQIALAKAGLMKPDAAVLAGDGLAEVCETVGMPPVLGLGSCVDNSRILVACAEMVRIGGLGNSIADLPVAGAAPEWMSEKAISIGHYFVCSGVYTVFGGTFPVVQGTKFQKFLFEGLAELGLGKWDFSDDPYDMARKMIAHIDERRMALGIMGPRERKLFDMADRRALETM encoded by the coding sequence ATGGCGGAAGTAGAAAAGAAAGAAAAGAAAAAACAGTATGATTTCAGAGAATTTACCACCTGTGAAGCCACCCTTATGATGCTCCAGAAGGCTGCAGAAGATGGGGTGGAAACGGCATTTCAGCGTGCTGCTGAAATGAAGCCTTGTCCTATTGGAGTGGAATCTGCTTGCTGTAAGCACTGTGCAATGGGACCATGCCGCTTAAATCCGAAAGATCCATATTCAAGAGTTGGTGTTTGTGGTGCAACTATCGATACAATTCAGGCTCGTAACTTTGCTCGCATGGTAGCAAGCGGCTGTGCAGCTCATACTGACCACGGCATGACCATGCTTGATGTTTTCCGCGATGTAGTAAATGGTCATATTAAAGACTATCAGATAAAGGATGAAGTAAAACTTAGAGAAGTAGCAAAGAGCATAGGTATTTCCGTTGACGGTAAAGATACCCTTACTGTGGCAAAAGAACTTTATCATGAATTGGAAAGGACCTACACTCAGGTTGAAGGTGAAATTCCTTTTGCAAAGCGCGTTCCTCCTAAGACTTTGGAGACATGGAGAAAGTATGGGCTGGTTCCTCGAGGTGCGATGAGAGAAATTATGGAAATTATGCATCGCTCTCATATGGGTGTAGATCAGGATTATCAAAATATTGTTTTACAATGTGGTAGGACGGCTCTTGCGGATGGTTGGGGCGGTTCGATGGTAGCAACTGAAATCTCGGATATTCTCTTTGGAACTCCCAAGCCTCTGGTAGCTGGTGTTAATATGGGATATCTCAAGGAAGATCATGTTAACATTATCGTTCATGGTCATGAGCCCAATCTTTTTGAATCTATGATCGATTCGGTTAATGATCCTGCACTTATTGAAGAAGCCAAAGCCGCTGGTGCAGCGGGAATTCAACTCCTTGGGATGTGCTGTTCCGGTGCTGAAGTTCTTAGCCGACATGGGGTTCCGCATGCCGGTAACTTCATGAGCACGGAAGTGGTTATTGCAACTGGTGCTGTAGATGCGATGGCAGTTGATGTGCAGTGTATTAAACAATCTCTTGTCACCATGTCTAAATGTTATGGAACAAAGTTTTTCACCACTAACCCTCGATGTAAAATTGAGGGAGCCGAGCACATTGAATTTCATGAGAGAAGCCCAAGGGAATGCACTGATAAGATAGTCAAGATGGCTATTGAGCGGTTTAAGAATGCTCGACCCGAAAGAATAGTCATTCCACAGCGTAGAGATCTAGGTATTCATGGATTTTCTCATGAATATATTAATTATATGCTTGGTGGAACCTTCCGAGCTTCTTATAAGCCTTTGAATGAAAATATTATAAATGGGCGTATTAGGGGTGTTGCTGGTGTTGTTGGTTGCACCAACCCGCGCGTAAGGCAGGATTATTTCCATGTGGAGCTTGTTAAAGAGTTGATAAAGAACAATGTTCTTGTGGTTCAAACCGGTTGTTCCCAGATTGCTCTTGCTAAAGCTGGTCTAATGAAACCTGATGCGGCTGTTCTTGCTGGAGATGGACTTGCTGAAGTTTGCGAAACTGTTGGTATGCCGCCTGTTCTAGGACTTGGTTCCTGCGTGGACAATAGCCGTATTCTTGTTGCTTGTGCTGAAATGGTTCGCATTGGAGGGTTGGGTAATAGTATAGCTGATCTGCCTGTAGCTGGAGCAGCGCCTGAGTGGATGAGTGAAAAAGCTATATCGATTGGTCATTACTTCGTATGTTCAGGAGTTTACACTGTTTTTGGAGGAACATTCCCTGTCGTTCAGGGAACCAAGTTCCAAAAATTCCTGTTTGAAGGATTAGCGGAGCTTGGACTTGGAAAATGGGATTTTTCTGATGATCCATACGATATGGCTCGTAAAATGATAGCCCATATTGACGAGAGACGTATGGCTCTCGGCATTATGGGTCCGCGCGAAAGAAAACTTTTCGATATGGCTGACCGTCGAGCCTTGGAGACTATGTAA